The Phacochoerus africanus isolate WHEZ1 chromosome 15, ROS_Pafr_v1, whole genome shotgun sequence genome has a segment encoding these proteins:
- the TANGO2 gene encoding transport and Golgi organization protein 2 homolog isoform X1: protein MCIIFFKFDPRPVSKNAYRLILAANRDEFYHRPSKAADFWGSNNEILSGLDMEEGKEGGTWLGISTRGKLAALTNYLQPRLDPDARGRGELVSHFLTTDMDSLSYLKKVSKEGHLYNGFNLIAADLSTEKGDIICYYGNRGNDKPVVLEPGTYGLSNALLDTPWKKLCFGKQLFLEAVGRSQALPKDALVAQLLDMLNNEEAQLPDPAIEDQGREYVQPFLSKYAAVCVRCSDYGTRTNTVILVDADGHVTFTERSMLGTDPSHWETTTHEFKLQS from the exons ATGTGCATCATCTTCTTTAAGTTTGATCCTCGCCCTGTTTCCAAAAATGCCTACAG GCTTATCCTGGCCGCCAACAGGGACGAGTTCTACCACAGGCCGTCCAAGGCAGCGGACTTCTGGGGGAGCAACAATGAGATCCTCAGTG GACTCGACATGGAGGAGGGCAAGGAAGGAGGCACGTGGCTGGGCATCAGCACTCGGGGGAAGCTGGCTGCGCTCACCAACTACCTGCAGCCGAGGCTGGACCCAGATGCACGGGGCCGAG GTGAACTTGTGTCCCACTTCCTGACCACGGACATGGACAGCCTGTCCTACCTAAAGAAGGTCTCCAAAGAGGGCCACCTGTACAATGGCTTCAACCTCATAGCAGCCGACCTGAG CACTGAGAAGGGAGACATCATTTGCTACTATGGAAACCGGGGGAATGACAAGCCTGTGGTCTTGGAGCCAG GGACCTACGGGCTGAGCAACGCGCTGCTGGATACGCCATGGAAGAAGCTGTGCTTCGGGAAGCAGCTCTTCCTGGAGGCCGTGGGGCGGAGCCAGGCACTGCCCAAGGATGCCCTGGTGGCCCAGCTCCTGGACATGCTCAACAATGAGGAGGC GCAGCTGCCGGACCCGGCCATTGAGGACCAGGGCAGGGAGTATGTGCAGCCCTTCCTCAGCAAGTATGCAGCCGTGTGTGTGCGCTGCTCGGACTACGGCACCAG AACGAACACGGTCATCCTGGTGGATGCAGACGGACACGTGACCTTCACAGAGCGCAGCATGCTGGGCACAGACCCCTCCCATTGGGAGACCACCACCCATGAGTTTAAGCTACAGAGCTAA
- the TANGO2 gene encoding transport and Golgi organization protein 2 homolog isoform X2 produces the protein MCIIFFKFDPRPVSKNAYRLILAANRDEFYHRPSKAADFWGSNNEILSGELVSHFLTTDMDSLSYLKKVSKEGHLYNGFNLIAADLSTEKGDIICYYGNRGNDKPVVLEPGTYGLSNALLDTPWKKLCFGKQLFLEAVGRSQALPKDALVAQLLDMLNNEEAQLPDPAIEDQGREYVQPFLSKYAAVCVRCSDYGTRTNTVILVDADGHVTFTERSMLGTDPSHWETTTHEFKLQS, from the exons ATGTGCATCATCTTCTTTAAGTTTGATCCTCGCCCTGTTTCCAAAAATGCCTACAG GCTTATCCTGGCCGCCAACAGGGACGAGTTCTACCACAGGCCGTCCAAGGCAGCGGACTTCTGGGGGAGCAACAATGAGATCCTCAGTG GTGAACTTGTGTCCCACTTCCTGACCACGGACATGGACAGCCTGTCCTACCTAAAGAAGGTCTCCAAAGAGGGCCACCTGTACAATGGCTTCAACCTCATAGCAGCCGACCTGAG CACTGAGAAGGGAGACATCATTTGCTACTATGGAAACCGGGGGAATGACAAGCCTGTGGTCTTGGAGCCAG GGACCTACGGGCTGAGCAACGCGCTGCTGGATACGCCATGGAAGAAGCTGTGCTTCGGGAAGCAGCTCTTCCTGGAGGCCGTGGGGCGGAGCCAGGCACTGCCCAAGGATGCCCTGGTGGCCCAGCTCCTGGACATGCTCAACAATGAGGAGGC GCAGCTGCCGGACCCGGCCATTGAGGACCAGGGCAGGGAGTATGTGCAGCCCTTCCTCAGCAAGTATGCAGCCGTGTGTGTGCGCTGCTCGGACTACGGCACCAG AACGAACACGGTCATCCTGGTGGATGCAGACGGACACGTGACCTTCACAGAGCGCAGCATGCTGGGCACAGACCCCTCCCATTGGGAGACCACCACCCATGAGTTTAAGCTACAGAGCTAA